A region from the Deltaproteobacteria bacterium genome encodes:
- a CDS encoding PQQ-dependent dehydrogenase, methanol/ethanol family, translating into MQLSWLRRGFAAAIALSLTLHASAYAASKQNGVENLKPVTQERLLKGTDDASGWLMYGGNYQNWRFSPLKDLNRQNVKKLQATWIFQTGIPGQLEAAPIVADGIMYLVASFNHVYALNAVTGEPLWKYDHPLPDDLRICCGPTNRGVAIADDKVFVGTLDARMVALDRKTGAVAWNVKMDDYAVGYSSTAAPLVIRDKVIIGIAGGEYGARGFIDAYDIKTGERKWRRYTVPTAGEKGVETWAGDSWKTGGAPAWVTGTYDPEQNLLYWATGNPSPDWNGDSRKGDNLYSNSVLALNPDNGDLKWHFQFTPHDEWDYDATNGLFLVDVDRNGRKVKAVAQPNRNGFLYVVDSTSGKYLHGAQYVDKLNWATGLDENGRPKVDPKYLPMVGGNPEYVCPGNVGGQNGSFTAAYSPKTKYIYVPVIESCGKMERGSSVFIQGIPFWGGGPGATQADDQSSYGHLTAVDPTTGALKWRYVDEYPLAGGTLATAGGLVFTGNQTGYAMAFDDTTGELLWKFQTGSTVRGQPVTYKIGNRQYVAVPSGGGGLAISLVGENPLGTKGSAVTVFALPQ; encoded by the coding sequence ATGCAATTGTCCTGGCTGCGGCGAGGTTTTGCCGCTGCGATCGCCCTGTCTCTCACGCTTCATGCAAGCGCTTACGCCGCCAGTAAACAGAATGGGGTTGAGAACCTCAAACCTGTCACCCAAGAGCGCTTGCTCAAGGGAACCGACGATGCCTCAGGCTGGCTGATGTACGGCGGGAATTACCAAAACTGGCGCTTTAGTCCGTTAAAAGATCTCAATCGCCAGAATGTGAAGAAACTCCAAGCCACCTGGATCTTTCAGACCGGCATCCCCGGCCAACTTGAAGCCGCGCCGATTGTCGCCGACGGTATCATGTATCTGGTGGCGTCGTTCAATCACGTCTACGCCCTGAATGCTGTGACGGGAGAGCCATTATGGAAATACGACCACCCGCTCCCAGATGACCTGCGTATTTGTTGTGGTCCGACCAACCGTGGCGTCGCTATTGCCGACGACAAAGTCTTTGTTGGCACTCTCGACGCCCGCATGGTGGCGCTCGACCGCAAAACCGGCGCGGTGGCGTGGAACGTGAAGATGGATGACTATGCCGTCGGCTACAGCTCCACTGCGGCACCGCTCGTCATTAGAGATAAAGTCATTATCGGAATCGCTGGCGGTGAATACGGTGCGCGCGGGTTCATCGACGCTTACGATATCAAAACCGGCGAGCGTAAATGGCGCCGCTATACCGTGCCCACCGCCGGAGAGAAAGGTGTCGAAACCTGGGCCGGCGATTCCTGGAAGACCGGCGGCGCTCCAGCTTGGGTCACCGGGACCTACGACCCCGAACAGAACCTGCTCTATTGGGCCACCGGCAATCCTTCTCCTGACTGGAACGGCGACAGTCGTAAAGGCGATAACCTCTATAGCAACTCCGTCCTGGCGCTAAATCCCGACAACGGCGACTTGAAATGGCACTTCCAATTCACCCCGCACGATGAGTGGGACTACGATGCCACGAACGGTCTGTTCTTAGTCGATGTGGACCGCAATGGCCGGAAGGTCAAGGCCGTCGCCCAGCCCAACCGCAACGGCTTTCTCTATGTCGTGGACAGCACCTCCGGCAAATACCTGCACGGTGCGCAGTACGTCGATAAACTCAACTGGGCGACTGGTCTGGACGAAAACGGACGCCCCAAAGTCGATCCCAAATACTTGCCCATGGTTGGTGGTAATCCAGAATACGTCTGCCCCGGTAACGTCGGCGGTCAGAACGGCTCGTTCACTGCCGCCTACAGCCCCAAGACCAAGTACATTTACGTCCCGGTGATCGAGAGCTGCGGTAAAATGGAGAGAGGGTCGTCGGTGTTCATCCAAGGCATTCCTTTCTGGGGCGGCGGACCAGGTGCCACGCAAGCTGACGATCAATCTTCCTACGGTCATCTCACCGCAGTTGACCCTACGACCGGCGCGTTGAAGTGGCGCTACGTCGATGAATATCCGCTGGCTGGCGGGACGCTGGCCACTGCCGGCGGGCTGGTATTTACCGGCAACCAAACCGGCTATGCAATGGCCTTCGATGACACTACCGGCGAACTGCTGTGGAAGTTCCAGACTGGCTCGACCGTGCGCGGACAGCCGGTCACCTACAAGATTGGCAATCGCCAGTACGTGGCGGTGCCCAGCGGTGGCGGCGGGCTCGCCATTAGTCTGGTGGGCGAGAATCCCCTCGGCACTAAAGGAAGCGCGGTTACGGTTTTCGCGCTGCCGCAATAG
- a CDS encoding transporter substrate-binding domain-containing protein — translation MRRKLCRSFLLGASLLCASGQLAPALLSAEVSASEPNALRVCLLENNLPYSSRQENSGFDFDVAKAVADGMGKSFLPVWTSNSTRIDEIEESDFPTRKLARNVCDAIFSLPGQDAIKDAPKLALGAPYYGAAFQLIAKEQNALNNLMSLGTTPVAIQSQTIANFVLNARKARMQTFFSTEEALNSLVKGETALALLWGPVAGWHLRNHPDLKLFFVSGYEPPTVVRWNEHVATRASDTDLRNAIDVALKNLDEKGTLQALAQHYGIPLHKPFASTYSFAEMQKLN, via the coding sequence GTGCGACGAAAACTTTGCCGGTCATTTCTGCTGGGGGCGAGCCTCCTGTGCGCCTCTGGTCAGCTCGCTCCCGCTCTGCTTTCTGCTGAGGTGTCGGCTAGCGAGCCGAACGCCTTACGCGTGTGTCTGCTGGAAAACAACCTGCCGTATTCTTCTCGTCAGGAAAATTCCGGCTTCGACTTCGACGTTGCGAAAGCGGTAGCCGATGGAATGGGGAAGTCGTTCTTACCAGTATGGACGAGTAACTCGACCCGTATCGACGAAATCGAAGAGAGCGATTTTCCCACGCGTAAGCTGGCGAGAAATGTTTGTGACGCTATTTTCAGCCTTCCCGGGCAAGACGCGATTAAGGACGCCCCCAAGCTCGCGCTCGGTGCCCCCTATTACGGCGCGGCCTTTCAGCTCATCGCCAAAGAGCAAAATGCGCTGAACAACTTGATGTCCCTGGGGACCACTCCAGTTGCTATTCAATCCCAAACCATCGCCAATTTCGTCTTGAACGCGAGGAAAGCCCGCATGCAGACATTCTTCTCGACGGAAGAAGCCTTGAACAGCCTCGTCAAAGGAGAAACCGCACTGGCCTTGCTGTGGGGACCGGTGGCAGGATGGCATTTACGCAACCATCCGGACCTCAAGCTGTTTTTCGTCAGTGGCTACGAACCGCCGACGGTAGTGCGCTGGAACGAACACGTGGCGACACGCGCAAGCGATACTGATTTACGCAACGCTATCGATGTCGCATTGAAGAATCTCGACGAGAAAGGCACGCTCCAAGCACTTGCCCAGCATTATGGCATACCGTTGCACAAACCTTTTGCCAGTACCTACAGCTTCGCGGAGATGCAGAAGCTCAACTGA